GGCGGCGGCGGTCCGGGCGCCGGCCCGGTATGCGTAACCGAGGAACTGGAGCCGTTTCTCCCCGTTCCCCGGGCGGTAAAAGACGGTGATCGCTATCGTCTCGATGAGGACTACCCGCTCTCCGTGGGCAAGGTGCATGCCTTTTACGGCAACTTCGGCATCCTGATCCGCGCCTACAGCTATATCCTCAGCCTGGGCAAACAGCTCAAGCAGGTCAGCCAGTACGCGGTGCTCAACGCCAATTACATCAAGGAAAGCCTCAAAGGGCATTATCACCTGCCCTATGACAAGCCCTGCATGCACGAGTGCGTCTTCACCGACAAACACCAGCAGGAATATCACGTTGCCACGCTGGACATTGCCAAGCGGCTCATGGACCACGGATTTCATCCGCCGACGATCTACTTCCCGCTGGTGGTCAGCGGGGCCATCATGATCGAGCCCACCGAGTCCGAATCCAAGGAGACGCTGGACCTGTTCATCGACGCCATGAAACAGATCGCCGGGGAAGCTAGGACGTGCCCGGACTGCCTGCACGAATCGCCCCAGTTTCCCAAGGTACGGCGATTGGACGAAACGGCTGCGGCCAGGCATCCCTGTTTACAGGGATAGGCGGTCGTATAATGAACTTATCACCCCTCACCCCGGCCCTCTCCCCTCAATGGGAGAGGGTGTCGCGGGTTGCCGTTTTTTCCATGACTGAACAAAGGCCATGCTTGCGTCCCCTCGCCCCCTTGGGGGAGAGGGACAGGGTGAGGGGGAGCTCAGCATCCGTTTGTAAAACCAAAATTTTTCTTCTGTATCCAGCGGCTATTTGCCGGATATCTGCCCTACCCAAGAATGTGAAAGATGCCGGTGACAACTGAGAAAAAGCCGAAGCCGCCCCCTCCCTGCTGGTGGGTCGAACTGCCGGAAACCGAGTACCAGAAGGCCCTCGACCTGCAACTGGCCCTCGTCGAGGCCAAGACCTCCGGCCGCCTGGAGGCCGACGTGATCTTGTGCCTGGAGCACCCTCGGGTGTTTACCCTGGGACGGCGCGGCGGACGGGAAAATCTGTGCGTCTCGGACGATTTCCTCACGGAGAAAAAGGTAGCCGTAATGCCCACCGACCGGGGCGGCAACATCACCTACCACGGTCCGGGCCAGATGGTGGTTTACCCCATCATCGACATCAACCGCCGGCGTATCAAAGTAGTGGACTTCGTTTCCGGCCTGGAACAGGCCATGATCCGCACCGCCGCCCACTGGGGGATAAATGCCGGCACCGATCCGAAAAACCGCGGCGTCTGGCTGGACGGCAACAAACTGGGCAGCATCGGCATCACCGTTCGCCGGGGCGTCAGCTTCCATGGCCTGGCCCTGAACATCAACACGGACATGGAGCCCTTCGACTGGATTAACCCTTGCGGCCTCGACCGGGTGCGCATGACCTCTTTCGAACGCTACCTGGGAAAGCCCGTCCCCATGGATGTGGTGCGCAGAAAAATGGCAAGGCATCTTTCCAACGTATTCGGACTTGCCTTGACAAACCGATCGGCAGAAGAACTATATCGTGATATTTCTGGCTTGCGGGGCTTTTTAAAAGGAATCGATGCAACGTTTAACCGTGAGAGAGATCGGTTATGAACCCTAAGCCTTCCCCCATCCGCACCGGCAAACCTGCCTGGCTGAGAAGAAAACTTCCATCGGGCCCGTCGTACGAGCGCATCCGCTCCATGATCGACAAAGGCCGGCTGCACACCGTGTGTCAGGAGGCCAACTGCCCCAACCAGTTCGAATGCTTCTCCGCCCACACGGCCACGTTTCTGATCATGGGGGGCACCTGCACCCGCAACTGCCGTTTCTGCAACATCGACGGCGGCCAACCGGGCCCTTTGGACCCGGACGAACCCCGGCGGGTGGCCCAAGCCGCCGCCGACATGAAGCTGCGCTACGTGGTCGTTACCTCGGTGACCCGGGACGACCTGCCGGACGGCGGGGCCGCTCATTTCGCCGCCACCATTCGTGCCCTGAAAGAAAAAATCTCCGGCGTTCAGGTGGAAGTTCTCATCCCGGACTTTCAGGGCGACCGGAAGGCCCTGGAAACCGTCATGGACGCCCGTCCGGAGGTGCTCAACCACAATATGGAAACGGTCGCGCGCCTTTACCCGACGGTTCGCCCCGAGGCGGACTACCGCCGCTCCCTGGAACTGCTGGCCCGCGTCAAACAGATCGATCCGGCCATCCCGGCCAAATCCGGCATCATGCTGGGTTTGGGCGAGTCCGAGGACGAGGTCCGGCAGACCATCGTCGACATTCATGCAACCGGTTGCCGCATGCTGACCATCGGCCAGTACCTGCAACCCACCGCAAACCATCTGCCCGTGGTCGAGTTTGTTCCGCCGGAAACGTTCGACCGCTGGCGCCAGATTGCCCTGGAAATTGGCTTCGACAAGGTCGCCTCAGGTCCCTTTGTGAGAAGCTCCTACCATGCCGGAGAGATGTACTCTGACAAGCAGCCATAACCCCGTCCCCTTGCCGCTAATGTATCTATAATAGGCCGGTGCTGCGTTATGGTATTGGAAAGGCATAAGATATAAAGATACGTTGGAGATATCAGAACCGGTGGCAAGATAAATTAAGGTCCGACACTCAGGGGGCTTAGAACGTGATTTCCCAGGGTATTTGTATCCTTCTAAAATGAAATAAACCAGGTTCGATCCGGCTTCATCGCGCTCTAAAAATTTGTGGTAATAACGAATTTACCAGCGGCGAAGGAACTGAGTCCGCTGGACAAACAGGTTGGACCCTACTTTATTAGTTTGGAAAGCTCTGCGGGGATCGAGCTCATTATTACTCCTACAAAAAGCCAGACCACACCCATGGCAGAAATATGAAGTCCTCCTGTTTCTATCGCCTCTATTTTATCGAGAATGTCTCGGTCAGCTTTAGTGCGAACATCTTGCTCCTTTTTTATACCTTGCTCGATTTCACGTTCACACTGACCGATCTGGTTTTGTGATTCGCAAAGGCGCTTATTTACTGATTCGAGATTAATTTCTATGGCTTTGATACGCTCCTCATTAGAATCATCCTTTGCATTCATCCAAACGTATCCCCGGACATTTCCTACCATTGATGTTGCTTGAATGTTGGAAGCAAACATTCTGACATGCCCACCGAATTTTGGAAAACGCTTTAACCAGTCTTTGGTAAGAGAGAGAAAGCTCGGATGCCCAAACATTTTTCTCGTATCATGAATACCATATGCAACAGTTCCAATTCCTAAAATTTGTAAAACCAACCCAGTAATACGAAAAGAGGCCTCGCTATTAGAAATATACAAAACTTGAACAACTGAAGCTGCAAGAACAACAATTGTGATCCAAAATAGATATGGCTTTGTGAACCAATAGAAAATATTTTTTATCCAAATAATGAATTTTCTCATGAACAACGATTCCTACTGTGAAGTCCAACGGCTGAACAGTATTTCCCGGTTATTTAGGTCGGCATCAATGATTGGTTAGCTCTCGCTTTCATCTTTTGTTTTATATGATTTCTTGTATCATTGCTGATATATTCTAACGCCCAATTATGCCCAGAACAAAAATCTAATAGCCATAATACTTCTTGGACGGTAGATAGTATCTCATTTATTGATTCACGGCTTGGTGCTTCCCGCCCTAAATGAGCAACCTGATTTCTAGTTTGAATCCCTTTGCGAATTGTATCATTTAAATGTTTCGGCAGTGGTAGTATTCTTTCAAAAGTTGTTTCGCATAATAGTTTCGGTATATATTCATTGATTAGCTTTCTAACATCCGGTGAGGGTAGATTTTCAACTAACCAATTTGAATTAGGATTTAATTTAGAAACACATTCTTTCACTGCCACTTCCAAAGCTGAGATTGCAACTACTATTGAAATTCTAGGATTTGTATTTCTAAGATATTGAGCTTCTCTGTACAATTGGTGTCCTACTGGTTGATCTTGTACGCTATTTATTAGTTTCTTGAGGCTCAACGATATTCTTTGAGGAGTTTGCAGTATGGATGCCGCGTGGACTTGAACCTTGATACCAGGAGGAACCAGATTCCATTTTTTGCCATCCAAGGAAAATGACATCCCACCATTGAACAATGGATTATGGCCATCGGGAATACCACAACGCCACATAAAAATACCAACCGTACGTTTTATTACGTCATATAATTCAGAACGTACATTGCGGATGAAGTCTTTAAATGGTTGTGGGAAATAATCAATATGAATTCTTTCAACGGATTTTGCAGTATTTTTTAGATAATTTAATGCGTTTGCATCTGCTACCATCTCATTTGGCAACTCGTTATTTGAGATACTAATAAAATATTGTTTCACTTTATCAGATGGTTTGAAAGTGCCACAGGCCCTACAAATACTTATATCATCATTTCCTTTTACCGGTGGAATTTTCTTTGATGACTTTTTTAGCAAAACTTTTATAGAATGAGCGCCACCATAAGTAAAAGTGATGGGATATTTTCTATTCTTTAAATATAGATTTTTTACGAAATATCCATGTTTTATAAGCATTAATTAAATCCTATCCCATGAGAGAGCTAACAGAAGTGATACATGGATAATTTTCCGTGTATTGGCGTATTAAGTACGAAAAGTGGAAAACACCTCTTGAAATTTTCCACTTTTAGTTTTTGGGATATACTCAAATCAGAAGCCGTTTGACCAATCAACACAATTTCCCGGCCAAAATCAAGGAAAATTAATGCTGTTTAGGATAGTTAGCTACAGAAACTGCCGAACAATAAAACATCACTTCATGAAGGCGGCCGATAGCCAGGGTTGCCGGCTTGTCAAAGGTTCAATTCGTCCATGTTGGTTAGCCGGACCCAGCATCCAGCCCGGTATAGGCAAAGTAGGGCCAGGTTCTATACGCCACTTGATTTTCCGTCTTTTCTCCATTTTTCCATCTCTTCGCACGCGCAGCCCCTTCCGAAAAAAACCAATTGAGTGCCCGGGGGTGGCGTGCTATCCAAACCACCATCTTATCGGGAAACCTCCGTATCTCCGCTTATAAAAGAGGCAAGACCGCCATGTTTAAAAAAATCCGCATTCGGCACAAATTGCTGTTCGGTTACAGCCTGGTCCTGATTCTTTCCATATCCATGGGCAGCGCTTTCATCTATTTTTTCGTTCGCAACCAACTGACGGTCAGCCTGGAAAATGAATTGAACAATACGACCCGCGCGATCCAGAATCTGGTTCGCACCTCAGCCTCCGTTTCGATCAAAAATCACCTGCGGGCCGTGGCCGAAAAGAACCTCGATATCATTCGGTACTATTACGACCAGCAACAAAAAGGAATTCTGTCCGAAAGGCAGGCCAAAGAAACCGTCACCCAACTTTTGCTGGCCCAGAAGATCGGGGACTCGGGATATATCTACTGCCTCGACAGTGTCGGGAACGTAACCCTCCATCCCCGGCCGGCGGTTCTTTGGACCAATGTCGCCAATTTTGCCTTCGTCAGGACCCAGATGGCCAGAAAAAAGGGGTATGTGGAATATGATTGGAAGAATCCTGGCGAGCCCGTTGCCCGGCCCAAGGCCTTGTACATGCTCTATTTCGAACCCTGGGACTGGATCGTTTCGGTCTCCAGCTACCGCAGCGAGTTCATGAGCCTGGTCAATGTGGAAGATTTCGAAAAAAGCGTATTGGAACATCGTTTTGGGGAAACCGGATATTCCTTTGTCATCGATGGAAGCGGCAATGCCATCATCCATCCCAAAATCCAGGGGGTCAACATCCTGGAGAGCGAAGACCTGCCCAACCAGTATCTGGTTCAGATGCAGCGTGAAAAATCCGGGAAAATGATTTATCCGTGGAAGAATCCCGATGAAATCGCAGCCAGATACAAGCTGGTCATGTTCGACCACATTCCGGAGTTCGACTGGATCGTGGGGGCCTGCAGTTATCTTGATGAATTTTACGCCCCCTTGCGGACGATCCGCAGGATGATCCTGGCAACGGCAGTGTTGACCTTTCTGCTGCTGCTTCCCATCTCGTTTAAGATCAGCAGCTCTATCACCCGGCCGCTGAAGAACCTGATTGAGCATTTCAATCGCATGATGAAGGGGGATTTTTCTTCGCGCATGGTTCCAGCGTCCGAAGACGAGATCGGCCAGCTGGCCCTTTACTACAACCGATTTGCGGATCGCATCGAAGCCTACCGCAACGACCTGGAAAAACAGATGGACCAGCGCCGCCAGGTCGAAGAGGCATTAAAAGAGAGTGAAGCGCGCTACCGGTCTGTTATGGAGGCCGCTCCCGACCCCATTGTCGTTTATGACATGCAGGGCCTGGTCACCTACTTTAACCCGGCCTTCACACGGATTTTCGGATGGCCCCTGGAATCCTGCTTAGGTCATAAAATGGACCATTTCGTCCCCGAGGAGAACTGGGAGGAAACCCATCGCATGATTGCCATCATGATCGCCGGCGAGACCCTGTCCAGCGTTCCCACACGGCGCTACAACAAGAGCGGGCGCATCGTGGATGTCAGCATCAGCGGGGCCACCTTCCGCAATCGCCGGGGGGAACTGGAAGGCAGCGTCATTATCCTCAGGGACGTCACCAAATCTCAGCAACTTCAGCAGCAGGTGATGGACATCGGCGACCAGGTCCGCCGCCGCATCGGCCAGGACCTGCACGACGACCTGTGCCCGCATTTGATCGGAATTCATGGTTTGAACACCGTATTGGCCGAAAACCTGCGCGAAAGCGCCTCGCCGGATGTTGCCCTGGCCCAGAAGGTGGTCGATCTGATGGAATCGGCCACCGAAAAGGCGCGCACCCTTTCCCGGGGACTTTGCCCGGTTCATCTGGTTGCCCACGGGCTCAACGCCGCACTGGAGGATATCGCCCGGCAAACCGAAGCGGTCTTTGCCATTGACTGCCGGTTTGAAAGCGACGATCAGGTCGTGGTGGCGGACAATACGATTGCCACCCATCTTTACTACATCGCTCAGGAGGCCGTTCAAAATGCGGTCAAACACGCGGAAGCGGACCGCATCGAGATTCATCTGCGGGGTGAGGGCAACCGCATCCACCTGAAAATCGTCGACAACGGCAAAGGCTTGCCCGAAGAGATGAAATCGGGTGGAATCGGTTTGCAAATCATGCAGTACCGTGCCAAGATTATTCACGCGACATTTCGTATCGACAGCCATGTCGAAACGGGAACTGCTATTGACGTTTTTTTGAAAACAACGCCCTTTGTCAGCGATGGACTATAGGCACATGACAACCGAACGGCGAAAAAAAATTCTCATTGTCGACGATCACCCGATTTTTTGCCTGGGGATGAGCGAACTGATCAACAAGGCCGAGGACCTGGTGGTCTGCGGCAGCGAGGATACCCACAAGAAGGCGATCCGCGCCATTAAAGAGCTTCAACCCGACCTGGTCATTGCCGATATTTCCTTAAAGGAGAGCAGCGGCATCGATCTGATCCAGGACATCGGCAGCCGGTTCCAGGGTCTGCCCGTACTGGTGGTGTCCATGTATGACGAATCGCTTTATGCCGAGCGGGCGCTTCTGGCCGGCGCGCGGGGCTACCTGATGAAGCAGGAGGCCATTCCCGTTGCGGTGGAGGCCATTCACCAGGTGCTCGACGGCAAGCTTTACGCCAGCGAAAAGGTCAAGGAAAAGGTATTTCAACGCCTGATGTCTCCCAACGCCCCGGTCGACACCTCGCCCCTGGACCAGTTGACCGGCAGGGAGCTTGAAGTTTTTCGCTACATCGGCGAAGGCATGTCGACCCGCGAAATCGCCAGCCGCATGAAACTGAGCATCAAGACCATCGGCACCTACCGGGAACGCATCAAAGAAAAGCTCAACCTCAAGCATTACACCGAACTGGTCAAGGTTGCGGTGTATTGGCTGCAAAAAACGTCAAAATGAAGCTTTTGCTTCCAGCCGCGATTCGTCTCGCAATCATCGCGGCTGGAAGCCGCTCCAACGAATCCACACCTTCCTTTCGGGCGTGTGGCCTGTGCCTTTCTAAGCCTATTTCCCTGTAGGTTAAAAGATTAGATCCCTTCAGATCGCTGGCAATATCAAAATCCGTTCTCACCCGATTGTTTTCTCTCCCCCCTGAGCATAAATATCATTCATCTCTTAATCTCTCATTTATTTAGTTCATTCATCTCAAGAAAAGGAAAGAAACCATGAGTGAATCCTCCGTCAACTATGATGTTCTCAGTCCGGTAAAATTTCTGCTGCGCAGCGCCGAGGTGTTTCCTCAAAAGGAGGCCGTAATTTACGGGGACACCCGTCGAACCTACCGGCAGTTTTATGAGCGGGTCAACCGGTTGGCCAGCGCCCTGAAAGCCAAAGGAATCGGCAAGGGCGACAAGGTGGCGTTCATCTGCCCCAATACGCCTCCCATGCTGGAAGCCCACTACGCGGTCCCCATGATCGGCGCTGCCCTGGTGAGCATCAACATTCGCCTGTCAGCCAATGAGATCGCTTACATCGTCAACCATTCGGATGCCAAGGCACTATTTGTGGACAACGAGTTCGCCGGATTGATCGGGCCGGTTCTGTCCCAACTGAAAAAGGTCCATACCGTCGTGAACATCTGCGACGTCAGCGATGAGAAGCCGCTGGACGGACCATCATACGAAGAATTTCTGGCCGGCGGCGATCCCGCTCCGGTGGCCATAGAAGTGGACGACGAACGCCAGATCGCCACCATCAACTACACCAGCGGCACGACCGGACTGCCCAAGGGCGTCATGTACCATCACCGCGGCGCCTATCTCAACGCCATCGGAGAACAGCTCGAGTTCGGAACCAGCGCCAATTCCGTTTACCTGTGGACCCTGCCCATGTTTCACTGCAACGGCTGGTGCTTCACCTGGGGCATCACGGCCCTGGGGGCCACCCACGTCTGCCTGCGCAAAGTCGTTCCGGAAGAGATCTTCAAAATTGTGGGCGAGGAAGGGGTGACCCACCTTTGCGCCGCCCCCACCATCCTTATCGGCATGTCGACCTACGCCACCGAGAACAGCATCCAACTGGAGAAAAAGCTCGAAATCATGACGGCCGGTGCGCCCCCTGCACCCACGGTCATCCAGAATATGGAAAGCATCGGCGCCAACATCACCCAGACCTACGGATTGACCGAGGTCTTCGGTCCCCACAGCGTATGCCAGTGGCAAACCCAATGGGACAACCTTTCGGCCGATGAGCGGTCCCAGCTCAAGTCCCGCCAGGGGGTGCCCTATATCGTCGCCCAGTACATGGATGTCGTCAACCCGGAAACCATGCAGCCGGTTCCCCGCGACGGCCAGACCATGGGAGAAATCGTCATGCGCGGCAACAACGTCATGCTGGGCTATTACAACGATCCGGAGGCCACCGAAACCGCCTTCAAGGGCGGCTGGTTCCACAGCGGAGACCTGGCCGTGATGCATCCGGACAATTACATCCAGATCATGGATCGCAAAAAAGACATCATTATCAGCGGCGGCGAGAACATCTCCACCGTCGAGGTGGAAAACGTTCTCTACCGCCACCCCGATATTCTCGAAGTCGCCGTCGTTCCGGTTCCCGACACCAAATGGGGAGAGGTTCCCAAGGCCTTCGTGGTCGCCAAATCCAACAGCTCTCCGACGGCCGAGGATATCATCGCCTTCTGCAAGGAAAACCTGGCGCGCTTCAAGGCTCCCAAATACGTCGAATTCGGCGAACTGCCGAAAACCGCCACCGGCAAAATTCAAAAGTTTAAATTGCGGGAAAAAGAATGGGCCGGCAGGGATCGCATGGTGAACTGACCGCCTTGGGCAACCGGCAGGTTTTTTTCTCACCCGGATCGAGTAACAGTACCGACTACCGGAGTTTAGGCTCATTAACACCTAACTTTCAGGAGGCTGAAAATGGCGTTTTCCGTGTACCGACGAAACGAAGGAGAAGAACAACCGTACTGGCCGCTGGGTCCTTTCAAAATAAGACTGCCCTTGATCCACTACAGTTGGGAATGGGTGGAATTCGTTCAGGCCATGATCCTCTTTGTGGTGAGCCTGGCCATGATTCCCCTGCTCGAAAAGCATCTGGGCCTGCCCTATGAAGTGGCCCTGGCCTATGTGTTTGTCTGCGGCGTCGGTTTCATGCTGCCGGCATTTTTGGGCGTACCCATGGTTCCCGGCTGGATCACGCCGGCCATTCCCGTGGTGCTGCTGTATTTGTCTCAGTTCGAACCCGGCCCCGAGGCCATCCAGGCGCTGGTTGCGCTCCAGTTGCTGGTTGCCGCGATCTTTCTTCTGCTTGGCGTCACCAAGCTGAGCAGCAAGGTGGTAAAAAACGTACCGCCCTCCATAAAGGCAGGCATCCTGCTGGGAGCCGGGGTGGCGGCGTTCATGGGTGAGCTGAAAATGGGCGGACGCATTCCCAACACCCCCATCGCCATTGGCCTGGGCTCGCTGATCTGCTTCTACATGCTCTTTTCGGTCTCCTTTTTAAAGCTGCGAGAGAAAAACGGGTTTGCCAAACTGTTAGGAAAATACGGCATGGTTCCCGCCATGATTCTGGCCATTGGCATTGGGATGCTGGTCAAGGAATATCCGGTTCCCGATATTCAATTCGGCATCACGGTCCCAGCCTTCAAAGAGATGTGGCACTATCTTCCCTTTACGGTCGGGTTCCCGAGCCTGGATCTTTTTGCCAAGGCCCTGCCCACAGCCATCATTGCCTATATCATTGCCTTCGGCGACGTCATTGTCGGCACGGTGCTGGTAAACAGCGCCTCGGCCGAAACGCGTGCTGACGAGAAGGTGGATACAGATGTCGACCGCATCCATCTGGTAACCGGTGTGCGCAACGTGTTGCACGCGTTCCTGGCTCCTTATCCGGGTCTGGCGGGCCCCATCTGGACGGCGGTAACCGCTACGGTGGCGGACCGCTACCGCCAGGGCCGGCAGGCGATGGACTCTATTTTCAGCGGCAGCGGAACCTTCTGGATCGCAGGCTTCATAGCGCTGTTTATCCTGCCGCTGGTCAGTTTCTTCAAACCATTCCTGCCCATCGGTTTGTCCTTGACCCTGGTGGTCACCGGCTACCTGTGCATTATTACCGCGTTCAAGCAGATCGAGAACCCGGCGGAACTGGGCGTTGCCGGCACCATGGCCATCGTTCTGGCCATGCACGGCGCCGCATGGGGACTGGGGATCGGCATCCTGCTGCATATCCTGATGGAGAGAAAACTCTTCTCGTTTGCCGATGAGACCTCTTCCTGAAATATGTTGCCGATAAAAAAATGGCGTCCATAGCTGGACGCCATTTTTTTTACTCGCTTAGAACTGGTTCTTAAAAAATGAAACTTGGGAGCGAGATCAATCTTAGACGCCTGGTTGCTCAGTCTAATAAATACAGGCATCCAATATGGACAAAACTTCAGATAGCAATTCGTCATCGCCATGCTCGATCCGTTTGGCGCGGCGAGCACGGAAGTCAACCGATTTAACCTGCTCGACCATGATGAAACCGGTGAGTTTGCTATTTTGGGGGATGCTGATGTGAAAGGGGAAACCTCGCTCTGTATTCGTAATCGGGCATACAATCGCCAACCCGGTGCTTCGATTGAATAGGTCCTTGCTGACAACCAATGCAGGACGCCGACCTTTTTGTTCATGACCGGATTGAGGATCAAAGGTAATCGCGATAATGTCCCCTTGTTTCGGGACATAAGCGGCCATTTACCAGACCTCCTTGCCAACCGCGGTACCCCAGTCAACCTCTTCGGCTTGATAATTTTCAGGAATCCGTGCGACAAGATCCTTAAGATTGTGTTTGCCACGAAACGTTTTCGCAGGCGTTATTATCATAATTCCGTCTTTTATGCTGATATCCACCTCATCGCCGACGTCAAGCTGAGCATCGGCAAGAAGGTTCTTTGTAAGACGAAGCCCTTGACTATTGCCCCATTTCTGAATTTTTGCGAGCATCTGACCGCCTCCTAATGTATAGCCATAGTATAGCCATAGTAATCGGAATGGTCAAAAATTATTTTTGATGGCTTCCCAAAAAGTCGTAAAACACAAGGTGGAGCCATTCCGGCGTATGCCGGAGTCCAGTCATTTCAATGTGTTCTATAGGGATACCGGATCAAGTCCGGCATGAAGAGTCTGTGGCTTTTTGCGAGACTGTTAAAATCAGAACAGGGTGCAATCCACCCTGTTCGCTATCGATTACTGGATTTAGATCATACCATAAAGGTTCGAAAGTATAATTTGCTTTACGGTGACTTGTTTTTCAGTCCTGCGCAGTCCGCTCCTGGGCCTGGCGGATCAAATCCACCAGGCTGGCGACCTTGGCGGGCGGGGTTCGATGGGCGGACAGCGCCTCGAAGGCCTCCGGGGACAGGCAGGCCTGCATATGGGCCACCACGTCAAAACGCTCCCACCAGCAGTCGAACACCTTGAAGCAGGGCGCGTTTCCCTCTTCACAGATCTTGCAATAACCGAAGGAGACGTCGCCGCCCAGCCGTGGGCAGCGGCGCTCCAGCACATCCACATCCATCACCGGCTCCTGAGTGTCTCGGGCGTGGGGTAATTCTTGAGAATTTCGGTCGACTTTTCGATTTCGGAATCCTCCAGCGTAAAATCGGACAACTCGCCGGCAAGGAACTTTTCGTAGGCGCCCAGATCCAGCAGGCCGTGGCCGCTGAAACTGAACACGATGGTCTTCTCTTTTCCCTCTTCTTTGGCTTTGCGGGCCTCTTCCACCACCTGGGCGATGGCGCTGGTGGTTTCGGGCGCCGGAATGAATCCCTCGGTCCTGGCCCACAGGACGCCCGCCTCGTAGGCCGCCATCTGGCCGACGGATTTGGGCGTCAGCAGGCCTTCGTTGACCAACTGGCTGACAGTGGGCGCCATGCCGTGGTAGCGCAGGCCGCCGGCGTGGATGGGCGCGGGCACGAAATTGTGCCCCAGGCTGTGCATGGGCAGAAGCGGGGTGTAGCCGGCCGTGTCGCCGTGGTCATAGGCAAAAGGGGCCCGGGTCATGGTGGGGCAGGCTTTGGGCTCCACGGGATAGATCTCGATGGGTTTGCCGTTCATTTTGTCGAGAACAAAAGGAAAGGAGAGTCCGGCGAAGTTGCTGCCCCCGCCGGCACAGCCGATGATGATGTCCGGGTAGTCACCGGCCATTTCAAACTGCTTTTTGGCTTCGAGTCCGATGAT
This window of the uncultured Desulfosarcina sp. genome carries:
- a CDS encoding type II toxin-antitoxin system PemK/MazF family toxin gives rise to the protein MAAYVPKQGDIIAITFDPQSGHEQKGRRPALVVSKDLFNRSTGLAIVCPITNTERGFPFHISIPQNSKLTGFIMVEQVKSVDFRARRAKRIEHGDDELLSEVLSILDACIY
- a CDS encoding AbrB/MazE/SpoVT family DNA-binding domain-containing protein, which codes for MLAKIQKWGNSQGLRLTKNLLADAQLDVGDEVDISIKDGIMIITPAKTFRGKHNLKDLVARIPENYQAEEVDWGTAVGKEVW